The genomic segment GTCTGCCATATTTGGTACTGCTGGACTAACACTTTGCTTTGCTTGATTGAAGCTATCCACAGATGCAGTGCTAATAAAtattgcaatgatattcttaaCTCCATATATTACCATACAGTAATGAAGAATCTTTTGGGGGTGATTTGCTTTGTTTGACCTGTCTTAAAAGCCTTTCATTTTGTCTGATCACTGTGGAAGTAAAAGAGTCTTTTCTTGGTACTCAATCAACTGAATGCATTCACCAGTCCTCTCTCAATATCTCTGGCTCTGGTGTCAATGGGACCTATACACGGGCCATTGTAACACAAAGCACTGCTCCCCCAGTGAGGGAAAGTGGAGGTGCCGTAGATTGCTGGCAGATAGCAGCATCATGTCAAACCTCTGTTTCTTTTCTACccgctatatttttttattcctcatTAGAGTCAATACAGCTATGTCTAGTTATGAATGCGttcaggtttttcttttttgtagaaaatGTATGTAGAATGGTAGGTGTTGATAATTTGTTTCTCGTACTTTGACCTCCGAATGTGAACAAATGGCAGTCATATGaacaaattgaattgaaaataattaattacaactTAGTCTCTTGAGATTATCGATCCCTGTAATGCtttcaaaataatcaaataggCTTTTAACCAACACTTTTCATCCtcacttgtttttttctcttttctaaaaaaagatttattcttTCTTCTGTATATGGCACATAAATTCTGCCCATTTCCTCTTAAAGGGTGTAGGTGACCTTGCTCCTGGTAACTTCTTGTTAATTAGTGGCAGTTGGTAACTTTCTAAAAGgaaaatgagagaaataaaAGGAGAACCGAGAAGTGGTTGTGGCCGGCATGGTTGGGAAATGTGCTGCGGATGCCCATGTAAGCTTTTGTGAGTCTTGTAATATAAGCAAGGtttaacttttatttgttttctccatttttttaatttccattgTTCAATGCTCTTTAGATGTTCTTATTTTAAGATCACATGGAGAAAAAGCTAGGTTGCTTTCTTAATTAATAATGCAAGCCTCCTTTCCtgtgtttttttcccctcataCAGGCAGGTAGGAGTACTGGAACAAGGATCGGCACTTCAATCTTCGATCATAATTTTGGCTGATACTCCATACCTTTTCCTACTCTTTCTATCAAGACCACTAATGGAAAACACATGCCCTTGCTTTTCGAAGGGACAATGCAAGAAGTCAAGTCTACAAATTCCTCCAGAAGGCAGTTAAACCTAAAAGTTATAAAGTTTCGGGAGTGAGCCAAAATCAACGTAACTAAAGTTTGTAATGTTCCATAATTTTCAGCGTGGTTATGAGtgagaaataatttattttcttacagtGAAGAAAGATTTGTTCTCCTAAAAGTTTGAGAAGTCTAAAATCTGTACCTTCAATCAAATCTCGGAGTACTTTCTTAAATTTGTGGTAGTTGTTGAGGCtaaaaactcttcaaaattaaatccGGCCGGCGAGGGTAATGCAAATAATAAGGTTTGCTTCTACTGTAATAATATATTTCGATCCACGCCGTGCTAAAGGCAAAAGTCAACTAACTAGTGTGAACTATAAACAGTAGGTTAGaactttaataataaaaaacttgaaaagagagaggaaaaaacaacTGTGTGGAATTCGAATGTCTCTTTCTATCTGAGGTGATGATGAGGTCAAGAGGGGGATGATTTACACTTGAGCATGTTGGAGAAAACGCTTTCATCCATGCTACgcatgcttttatatatatgacaATCTTTCACCATGGCCGGGAGCAACCATTCATGCAGACAAAAGGCAAAACCCTTGAAAGAAAAAGTATAACACGCAGTACACAGACCTCATTCGTCTCTTGGAATTAAACTCTGAACTAACTCCCATACAAACTCTCACAATGTTAAAGTGAATTTAGAACATTATCTCTTATAATCATTTCGCTCTAATAATTACGAGGAAAGACATGTTCCTTCCTTCTTTCTAGGTGATTTGCTTCACATCAAAACATTTAGTCGGTATAGTCTAGCCAATGGAGAAAGATTTTAATGGGAACAGAAGGGATTAGTTTTCTAAAGCCATATTGTTGGGGCCATGTCACCaagtggaaagaaaaaaaatggtagatAAGTGGTGACTAGGTCAAAATCACCTTTCAGAATTTTTAGTGTCTCTCCCTTCTTTCCCCATGCTCAACTTTTATCCAAAAGAGCTTGTTTTTCTCTGCCTGGTGTGTCCACCAAGAAGGTAATGCTACTATTATATTTAAGTGCACATGACCATCTGTGGCACAAATTGAAACATCAATTTGCCTATGCGCTTTTTAGAACAAGGTAGGGTATGGTGtgaacatattttatattttagctaTAGGGGCAGGGCACAGGACCTGCAGCGCGTGCTAAGTGCCATAGGAGTGCAAGGGAGACCTACATAGAGAAATATAGATACTGAAAGATCAAGAAAAGGACTATTATCCAATTCCAAACGATTCCAAGCCTTCCAAACTGCCATTTTACAACGTTACACACGAGAAGAGACAAATCCCAGCCGTTGTGTCTGTACCAAAGTGGCTGTCTTATTTGCATTTACAGCTCCGAGGCATGTAAAGCGGCTCCACTTAAAAATTGCTTTTTGGGTTTTAATCcgtgtttatattttatttcatatttaggCTAGAATAAAGAGAAATCCCAACTGGGCTtataaaagaaaggagaagagaaaagaacgggtgaaggaaaaaaagagaagaaaaggaaaggagaagcCCAATCGGGCTTTTAGAAAGGAGAagtgaagagagagaaaagagaaccCAACTGGGCTTATAAAAGAACGGGAGAAGCGAAAAAAATAAGGCTTAGGAAGAAGAAATGAGAGAAGGGGTGGggagaaagagaaagggaatAGGGCCCAATCGGGCCAAAAAAGGACAAATGACCCAACTGAGTCTAGCAACAAAGCTCAATTGAGCTTAAGACAAGAGGAAAGAGAAGAAGGCGGGTAAAACAAGGaaatgaaggaaagaaaaaggaggaaaagaaaaatcaaagctaTACCGGGATGTTTTAAATGACGTGCCATATGGGGGGAATACCCTTGTCGAGACAAACCAATGACACTGAGAAAAACATTTAAGGAGCGATACAACAAGGCTCATATACCTACGCAACAAGGTCAAACTAAACAAGCGTCATACTTAATTTCTATCATCTCTCCATTTCGATCCCTAATTCCACAATAACTCTTCAATTGAATCCATATTTTGGCCCCAACTAAGCCCAAtaaggagaagagaagaaaagaaatgaaatgaaagagagagagaaaaagccCAACCAAACCCACTTAGCGAAgcgaaggagaagaagacaaagaaagaaaaaaaaaagtgagggaAAATGTGGGCACTCTAGCAAGGCCACGAACCCTTTTCATGTCAAGCAAATCTCATATTAAACATTTTCCAATGTATTGCTACcatcttagatttttttctatctGTTTCATAACTTATCAATGTtgacaaatatttaaatttttgttttacaactTACCAGTACGACACCGACTTGAACTCTCTAAAATGTCACTATAATGCCTCCTGATAAAACTCTGCCTCACATGTTAACAAGATAGGTGTGTATACAAATAACTCATTCTATTAGGTTAATTGTGCATTCTTtgtcaataaatcaaatattcttcttaattacttttatatataagtCTATGATCTTATAATCTACATCAAAAATACAAGTGATGTgagatatataaataccaaaaatCACATTAGATATGAGAAAATGGGACAATACAacaaatacacacacatatacacaTTCTTTTACATTTTTGTTCTCCTTCACAATATTATTTTCCTCTTACACATAGctaatttaagcatcaaatgaTCATTTATTTCACATAGACTGCAATTTATCAGCCCAAGCCcaacaaaaacttttttttcaggCTCATTAAATAGACCTGGAAAAGCCCATATTtagtataagttttttttactcaaatcgTCAATATTAATATACAAACATTCATAGTTGAAACATCTGGAGCTCTGGCCGTTGAAattgatcttcttctttttttcctcttctctgTTCTTATCTAAATCAACAGGTTTAAAACCTATTATATAACTAGGCAGGAGCAGAGCCATAAATCGATTAAACTCTGGGGCGGATTCTGAAAAGGTATGAGTCCAAACATGATTTACTTAAATCAATATCTAAATTTGGCTCAAAATATatcctgaaattttaaaattgaggtcaaattatagtaaaaaaaagaaatccaatttTTCATTATATGAAATCAGGAATAATGATGGGATGTTCCAGTtgaaaattaaatgtaattaaaGAATCCGTTCAAAGATAAGAAtctaaaagagagagaaagaaattattaaattttggcAAGCTTTGTTCTCATTGTTTGTATTTTAAACATAATCTGAAGAAGGCTTTTAACAATGTTTAtgttatatataaatagaacaTTGCATATGTGTATATAAGTAAAATTGggtttgaatctaaaaaaataaaaataaaaataaaaataaaaaagaagttgaaatactagattaaaaaataaaaactgaatacGTGAtcgtaattaaaaaaaaaatatataacttctTATTAATTTGTAAGGTGTCCATTAACCAACACAACCGAACAACGCCCAACCCGTTTggtatcattttttattttattttaatttaaaattttgagaaaaaaaaattaaaaaggaaaatgaagaagagCCGTAAAAGAATGAACAACTTGAGACATAAAAAAAACGATGATAAAAGTTCACATAGCCAGcgaattttaaaaaccaaacaaagcaaCAGTATAAAACAACAACGGTACCAAACTAGTCTTTAAATTAGGGAGAGGACAACATCATTGCCGGTTGCCGGGCTATAACGGggttgtattaaaaaaaagttaatgtaaaaaaaatatttaggcgCTTTAACgtgtttttagtaaaaaattttttattttttttgttttattaaatgaagtgatctaattggataaaaaattaatctaaatgccaggtaaaaatattattccactaaaaaacaacttcaaGACGGATTTTTCAAGAATAATATTGAGACATCAACTTATTGAATGGATTtatgttaactcgagttaacttatcaaattcaTTACTTGAATCATGAAACCATAATAACCTCAAAGAAAgtaaattgaatcaaattatcAAACTCAATTCCAAATCAACCTCTTGTttaaaggtgaaattaaaaaaaataacaaaaacatgtgTCGTAAGACTGAAATAATACTATagtaagcaaatcaaaacaaatcatgaaatctaatttccaatcaacttaatattgaagtATCAATTCTGGTCCTCAAAGTTTTgattatgtttaattaaaaaaaaattgattttgattttgccaAATTGAATATCAATTTAATGACATAACCTTTTTCAACCTTGTGAGAAACCCTGTCGAAgtcaatcaaaacaaatcatcaattcaaaacctaaataaactaaatttgaaaggatgatactgaaaaaaaaaatcaatataaaaaaaggattaaaatgaaaaaagagagagatatatTTACAAAAACCATATTTATAGTCTAATGAATTTCACTTTCTCTtcatacttttataaattacactTTATATcgtaaatcaaacaaaaaattcaagcaaaataCAACGTTGAGGATGTgaattattattaaacatggaaactacattataaaaaatgtaatttataaaagtataaagaaaaaaaataaaatttagatcaaACTAAAGAAAggtatttgtaattattttttaaaaaaaacaccaattcAATTTACAATGTTTGTGTACGAAGAGAAAATAGTCTCCataacttttagttttttcattaaaatgcatggaattatgataaaaattcatttttaaaatacttttaatttacatatatatattaaaataatattttttattttttaaaatttatttttaatattaccatatcaaaacaatttaaaaacactaaaaaataattaaaaattttcaaaaatataattaaaccacATAAACAAACGATATTCAAGTCAAACCCACCTCTCATTTTGCTTCACATTGTTGTTCTAGTTTCCACAACTCAAGAGTCacgataattttatcatatagCAATGCCCGTACATCAGTGATTCATCACCTAGGCGTCGGATcagctttgtgttttttttttttttgatttacgttgggtgtccgggccagcttacgcgcaccacaactatTCCCCACAGCCCACTGAACATCCTGCAAGctcaggggcaggttaggcaccgcgggggtgacaggcgtgcacatagagggtcgaacccgagacggggacggaacaagtcacacgattgaccacagcagctaggccctcaagtgcgcTTTGTGTTTTCTTAATCTTCAAGATTGATGTTAGTATCAAATTTTGACAGGAAAATAACAcacgagttaattttttttttcaattttcactgTCAAGATGACACAAAACAAATAACccctcaaacttttaagaaGTTGAACCCCAACCCACTCATCTTAAACTTCGAACTATACACGGGTCCCCTTGGACATAAACAGCACCTCAACCGCCCGTTAAAAACCCCATGAGAAACCCTGTCCCCAAACTAAACAGCGTAGCTTCACCCTAGTTTATCACCTCCTGCTCAAATTTCTTACAACTTTTGTCTCTTAAATGGTCGGCTTTTGAGCCAGAATCCAGCAAAACTATTCCAGACCCACCGCAGACAGGCATTCGTCCAAGCATTGCTAACTTAGCTATTACTCTTGTTCTTAGAAAATGAGAAATCAAAACCAACTTAGCTATTTCCTTCCATGGCAAGCTTGCTACAATTTGACCTAGACTGTATTTAACTTCATGTAATTAACATACCTATATGTAGATGCATGTGTATATATAACATGTATCTAAAGAAATGAGCCTACTTTATATATCAGATGACTGGTGCGGACCAGTGCCAAGCAACATAGGTAAATTCTCCAACAAATAGAAGAATTCAGTAAAATGAATCACGAAGAAACTTGATAGCGTGAGATTTCCTGGAACAATCATCGTCAACCAGAGCCCCCAAGTTGCCCATAAGATTTGTGTTAAGAGTCCTGATCGATTTCTTTGCGAGATGCTTCCCACAATCTATGCTCTATTCCCAACTTCCTGAGCTCCGTCAGGCCTTGCTCAACTGAGATGAATACTCAAGATAAGTGATCATTCATGAGATCAAGGTACCAACGCAATGATATGGACAATTGAAAGGATTTGGCAGTGGGTATTTTTACAATGGCTTCTAGCGAGTAGTGACTCCAGTAACAGTGTCACAGTAATACAATCTTCTCTCTATGCTTTATTATAAAACTGTGTATCAGCTACATGTGAGCAACAAATTATCAAGGACGAGGGAAGCGTACCATCAACAGCATCATGTGAACTTGGTGAGTGTGCACTGCGGCTAATCCAAAATTGAAATCGTTCTTTTGCAGTGTCCTCCTCTATACCATGGGCTTTGGCTCTTCTCCAAAAATATGTAAGCCACGCCTACACAAGTTAAATATGTTTCAACTTAATCAAAATCAGCACAACATAAAGATTACAGAGCAGAAACTACTAATTTTTTAACCTGTCAATGACTAGATATTATGGGCTATTCACAGGTAGTATTTTTCACAGGAAAGGAAAAAGGTACAAATACGAAAGAATAAGGAAATTCCCTTGCTTAATTATTAAGATTTCAATAAGGCACACGGATACCATTCAATTCTCTCTACAAGTCTGAAAGTGATCAGTTCACTTGAAGAATGTTGATCATAAATTGAGATTTTCAAACACATACCAAAGTCTATAATATAACACTTTATACAAAATAGGCCAGTGACAACAGCAATCCGCCAAAAATGCTTAATTGCACATCCAGAAACGAAAAAAATTTGCAGAAAAATTGGAAACTTGCATATTTCACCATGTTCATCCACCAAATAAAGATTATaaaattctagaaaataaattagatacaGCAGTGGTTAAACAATAAATTAAGCCAGACCTCCTTGAAAAGAACATCTTCAGACTCCTCCGGACTCAATTctgcaaagaaaaaagatggattttaattatatacaaCTGTGATCACAACAGCATATGATAGGCAATGCTCATCAACTTTAAGTGAGAATGATAGCAGTGGTCCTACTTATTTCAGCCAAGTAAATTATAAGGCGAATGTATAAAGTGGCCCAAATTTTATCCACAAAACTAATCATCATGGAGAGTGCCCcaaaacaaaatactattcCTTACAATagtataattactattttaccCCTTAATCATTTTATCTTTTGCCTTTGCTTGGAGGGTAAGGTGATCCTTTCACCATAACATAAAATGTCTTTTGAGGATTGTGCGAGATTATTTTGGTAAGTGTGTTTTTTAATGCATAGTACAATTACTAATGTAAcccttgaataaaataattcaatgccTTCTACACAAacacttttatattttattttcatatttgatagaacaatataattattattttacctttACCACTCGAATTTTTTAGCCTTGGTTTCAGTGGCTTgcttataatttcatcatagtttgtttgttattattgtttagtCCTAAGAGCATTTTcagttttgtaaaaataaaaaaaaacaaaaatgttgttGATGTGTGCTTCACACGTTTCAACCGCTCCGCCGCCTTTTGGCGGCATGTGCGACTAGCTCTGGTAGTTGTAAATATGATTCCACCACATCATTTCATTCATCTCAGTGTCCTCTTCCTCTCTAGGTGGCGCGAGTATAGTGGTTTGACCCgaaattgcttttcttttctttcttttcattctctttcttcctcaaattgcgTGTTGGCCATGCAAAAAATCATACcaacccttcaatttattttttcttgtgattcaatccctcttctcttatttgcaattgttttatttacattgattatttcttatttgattttattttcgaTTCATCCctgatcatttaatttttttggatttgttttcaatttgatcctcattcttttaattgctatttgttttgttttgaatcattttcttgattgatttgttttttattccaccCCTaggaatttattttcatttaatctttatgtcaaatttggttctaattcttttaaatgctattttttaatcttttcttaacggatttgttttttataatttcatccctaaacatttaatttcaatatttgtttgattaagaatcttGCTTCTTTGTATTTTCGGGTTTTCCTTTAATAGGGTCACCTTGATCTCATGATCAAGGTAATAAATCTAAAGGATTAGCTCGAGTCGAtttctgtctttttttaaagcatttttttcgCTTTCCTATTTATAGGATCATCCTAATTTCATGTCCTAGtcatgtgtttgatttgttgatcCGGGCTGGCTGCTAGGTTCGCTCAaggctttttttgttttttttgttttgttttgacaagtttttaaaatttatatttttaaattggcttATAATAAACTTCTTGATAGGACTCGGATTCAGGGTTTCATAGGTTGCGACCTTTTTGAGATTTGACCatatttaaaatgtttgttCGGGTTTGCTTTGCTTTTACAGATGTTCTTAAATTTCACccctttgattttttgaatctttaaaatttgatctttattcttttaattgatatttattttatttgggattattttttatttttttcattaaattgaatcctccttgttttttttttaatcaaattttatcctcattctttttgttacttttgtaggtttttttattaatatttttctaccaatctcatccttcaaaattaaattggttgaaaattatgCTTCTTGATTAATCTAGGTAAAAACTTTCAAGGGATACGACTTTTAGATATTAGATCAGGTTTAATAAATTTGccctgttttttttcccttttttctaaattgatgttatcttattttttattattttttgaacttttattttgttatttgttttttggtttgattcTATTAGGTTGGcccttaataaattttttttatttcacccctactattttttaatctataaataatctatcatattacaaatgatttttaatttcaccccctatgattttttaatctttcaagtttggtcctaattcttttaattgcaattttttttttgtttgtggtaatttttttttagatttcatatCCATTGAGTTTTTTCGTGTCAGATTTTAGCCCCATTTTTTTTgctattccttttcttttacaattttttttattaatagttttttcaacaattccatccttcaaaaataaattggatgacatttaaacttcttgattgaactcAGGTCCATGATTTAACAAGTTACAGGTTTTTTATATTAGACTAGGAAGGTTTATTTGGTTTTCCCCtcctttttttaagttgatgttttctttgtttttcttttctttgaagtaTGACCctccccccccttttttttccttcagttAGTGTAGCATTGAATAGTTTAATAATCCAAATAGGTTCAggtgtggtttttttttcttccgtaaatatttaaattgccAATTTAACTAATGACCtatggcttgattttttttaatctatcactttttttacattataaaaaaatttgttcggCCATATATAGTGACTCACCAAATGCTTCCGTATACTTTGGATCACCAGGCGATTTGACGTCTGAAAGCAACAGAAAAGGCATGTCAGCAAAAGATACAATCGCATAAACAATGATAGAAAGAATAGAATCTAACAATCAcagccagcagcagcagcatgtCAACAAGCCAGAGCATACCTGAGATGGAGAGTCGAAGAGAGTTTGCTCGCCGCTGTTGGGCCAGTGCAAGCACAATGGCATCCTCAACCTTGAAAGGAGTGCAATATATAATATCAGAACACAATCACACTTTGTAAACCAGAAACTCTAAATCATGCAAAGATAACAGTTAAATATAGAGACAAGGGggcagaaagaaaaacaaagcttaTTTTGCATTGCAttgaaactcaaaattaaacacaagatggAACCATATGGTTTAAAGACAAGTGATGAATGACACAAAACCTTCAAGGAAGCAAGCTCCTTCAAACCCATTTCAACTGAGAGCATACTCTCGATATTTCCTTCACCAGTTAGATCGCTCAAGTCTTGTGCAAGGGTACTTCTCTTCTCACTGTCCTCATCACCTACTCAAAGTTACCAGTATTAGATCCTGAAAAAAGAGTGATACAAACAATAGAGCAGTTCAAACCAACACACTGGACAGGTTAAAAAAACTGTAACCACAAATATAACCAGTTATAAGGCAATAGTAAATTCAAAAGCCAAATAGCAAGTGCTAGCCTTTTTCCCAACATTCCTCCTTAGCCTTTTGTCCAGCGGAAACAACCACCTCAAATGGAAGAGGTGCTAAGGATGACCAGTATTCATGCTTTGAAACAGCAACATCCGCACAGATACCTATAAATATGAGAAGAATTGTGTGTATTAGTTAGATGTGAACGACAAACTGCACATTGTCAATCTCAAAAGGATCTCGCAATGACATCATGCACATAGTTTTTCcgaagtatattaaaataagtcATAGTACATCAGAAAACTGTGAGGAGAAAGTTCATTAGCCTACAGATATTTGCCTCATAATTCACGcgggaaagaaaaaggaaatttaGAAACTAGGACATTTCCAGTGCtacatcaaaaaaagaaaacattgaccAGTAGATTACCATATTTTGCAGCTAAGCCCCAGTATCGAGCAAGCCAACACCTCTTAAGAACAACCTCTTCCTGAAATGCAGATACACAATTAATAGCTTCTAAGCAATTATTAAGGAGCCACTTGAATCTATTATACTACGAACCATTTCTTTCTGAGTCAATATCATTCTTTGTGTCATTGAATGAAGGGCCTTCACTTCAGATTCAGCTCCCTGCAGCTGTCGCATAACTGCTGCTGCCTCATCTTTTGCATTCTGAATTAAGCAAGAAATATAAGATAGGTTAGGAAGCTAGAAACACCAGGAAAATATTGTGGAAGGCTTTAGAAGACTTGATGGCATACTTACCTCTACTTCAGATCGAATAGATGCAATTTCCTTGTCCaccatattattttgttttgcatcCTTTAGTGCAGCCTGAAGAACAAAACAACATTTAGAGAAAGCGAGTATGATCCTTGGgttattttttacattgttgAAGCTAATTACAGCAAGAAAACCATCATGATCCTCAAACAAAAAGGACACAAAAGCCCTCCCTACTacaattcaaatataataatgaaCAGTCTAAACATAGGAGTTACAGTCATTTGATGGCCTAATAAGTGTCTTAGTTTGTCCAACTCAGTAAGGTAAATGGGACACAATGATCTAAATTGAAAAGCCTGGCATAAGAACCCATCCCCATTACCTCTCTCTGCCGCAAAGCAGCTTCCTTTCTGCAGATGGCAGCAGATGATGTCATTGCATGAATATTCACAAAGATAAAAGAACCACCTAAGTTGTTAGAACAACTGACCTGCTAAGCAATTTAGCTTCTAAAGATACTCCTTCTCCAAAAGCAGCAACCTGTGAACCCAGAACAAGCAGCAAAGTGTACATGTTAATGACACTGGAGTGGGGGGAATGAAAAGGGGTACCTGTGAGGCTTTCAAATTCAAAGCAGCACCTGAAAAATCCAAATGTTGAATGAAGAGCAAGGTTTAGGAAGAAAAATACTGTTCTGTATGAATGAGGAGAGCTACTTCAACGGTAGGTTCTATATGGGTAAAAAAAGGGTAATCTTTATTGGTGGTGggttatttaaacttgtttgaaAAGGAAGTGATGAATTGGTTGCAAAGGGAGTTAAAGTtgccttctattttttttttccttgcttccTCAAGCTTAGAGTTATAGCTCATTTTTTCTCTGTAATGACAAGCTCCCATAATCAACATCAACGCTTGTTCATCAACATTTTTACCaggaattaaatttaaatccttCCATGTGTGCCCTTAATGCACATGTTTGGAAAACTCTTGTAGTTATTCACGAAACAGTATATTTCCATCTTTAAAACTTGTAACAAATGCACCCTAAATTGGTTAATTAAACACCCTTAAGCTTTATGGAAAGTCAAACAAAAAGAAGCCAATGTGCTGAGGCTCTAAAACATAGCCTAACAATATGGAAACAAAGCAGCACCTGTTTCTCAAGCTCCTTGACTCTGGCCTCAGCTTCCTCGCATCTCTCTTCCTCAAGCCGGAGCTGTACAATAAACACAGGTTTCATTGTACCATACGATGCTACATATACTTGTttggaaaagggaaaaaaataaaaataattgtaccTTCTCAAAGATGTTTTCATTCTCTTCTTGTAGCATATCAAGCTGCCAAAAGAATTAATCTCATCATGGGGTCTTCGTTatcgtaaaaaaataaaataaaatccatataaTGTCTTTAAGAGAATACTTATTGATTGTTGtacataaagaagaaaaatgcaaATGGCAAGAATCTGGTTAAACTAACATACTTCATCACGGAGTGCAGAAGCTTCACGTTGATCTCCTGTATCTTTTGAGTTAAAATGTACAGCATCTGACAAGAATCTGCAATTATGACAATTCACATCTCCAAATTGTCACATCATAAACCATGCATCCTTAATTGAACAGTCAAGGATTAGTTTATCTAAACATTGGTCT from the Populus nigra chromosome 1, ddPopNigr1.1, whole genome shotgun sequence genome contains:
- the LOC133680772 gene encoding coiled-coil domain-containing protein SCD2-like: MDWQRTESPLFTRQGTSDPASSPTAATVQNARHGHHARSSSASGLSTIKRNQNVAAKAAAQRLAQVMASQTADDDGDDENDGDDLGFRYSAPPPLSFSRNVNSNNTNVTTTSKASSTAASSRINRSPSPALARNFEEPGSGGSTSAGRPAMSLRTAAAPPPPVPQSKGSLRTAVSLPPMDPPRNGHRDGKRFLSDAVHFNSKDTGDQREASALRDELDMLQEENENIFEKLRLEEERCEEAEARVKELEKQVAAFGEGVSLEAKLLSRKEAALRQREAALKDAKQNNMVDKEIASIRSEVENAKDEAAAVMRQLQGAESEVKALHSMTQRMILTQKEMEEVVLKRCWLARYWGLAAKYGICADVAVSKHEYWSSLAPLPFEVVVSAGQKAKEECWEKGDEDSEKRSTLAQDLSDLTGEGNIESMLSVEMGLKELASLKVEDAIVLALAQQRRANSLRLSISDVKSPGDPKYTEAFELSPEESEDVLFKEAWLTYFWRRAKAHGIEEDTAKERFQFWISRSAHSPSSHDAVDVEQGLTELRKLGIEHRLWEASRKEIDQDS